aaactctccaccctgtagggatagagggaacatacctcaatatcataaaagcagtatacaaaaagcccacagtgaatatcattcttaatggggaaaaattgagacctttttccctgaggtcaggaacacgacagggatgcccaccctcaccactgttgttcaacatagtactagaagtcctaacctcagcaatcagacaacagaaaaaataagaggcattcaaattggcaaagaagaagtcaaactctcactcttcgcagatgacatgatactttatgtggaaaatccaaaatactccaccccaaaattgctagaactcatataggaattcagcaaagtggcaggatataaaatcaatgcacagaaatcagttgcatttctgtacactgagacggaagaaagagaaattaaggaattgatcccatttacaattccacccaaaaccataagatacttaggaataaacctaaccaaagaggtaaaggatctgtactctaaaaactacagaacacttatgaaagaaattgaggaagacacaaagaaatggaaaaacgttccatgctcatggattggaagaatagacattgtgaaaatgtctatgctacccagagcaacctacacattcagtgcaatccctatcaaaataccatcgacgtTTTTcgcagagctggaacaaataatcctaaaatttgcatggaaccagaaaagaccctgaatagccagaggaatgttgaaaaagaaaaccaaagctggtggcatcacaatgccggtCTTCAAGCTAcgttttgtcttattttcaagTTTGAAGAACTTAACTTTCTTAATGggggttcattttgtttttgtcactttCACCATCttagctcattcattcatctctccatccattcgtTGTGTACCTGTCACCATGAAGCACACAGCAGAACAGACAGAGCTGGCAAACACATCCCCCTGTGCCCTCAGCAAGCTGCCCTATCTGGAGGGGTGCAGCCATGCACTGGTGTCATTCCATATTAGTCAGAATGAGGACAGAGCTTCTGAAGCCCCGCCGATGTGTCCTGTGGCCACGTTGGTGCAATTCACTGCGGTCAGGGGATCAGAGAAGGCAGCCTTTTTAAGTGAAACAGTATGTACTTCCCTATGatcactttacaaatgaaagtCTGTCTGCTTAAAAgcactttggggtgcctgggtggtgtagtccgttgagcgtgcgactcttggttttggctcaggtcgtgttcTCATGGGTCATTTGATAGAGCCCTGAGACAGTCTggggggctctgggctcagcagggagtctgcttcaagtttctctccctctgcccctcacccccccactcactttctctctctcaaataaataaataaaatcttaaaaaaaacaaacaaaccactttgCCTATAGGCCAACACcttctggtgttttctttttaattttgttcttttttatagttattttcagTGTCCTTTCCATTTGGTCAATTTAATCATTTTGCATAAAGTAgcctttacattttaaaaattttctgaggtgcgcctgggtggctcagttggttaagcatctgccttcggctcaggtcatggtcccagggtcctgggatcgagtcccgcatcagggagcctgcttctccctctgcctgccactctgcctgctcgtgctgtctctctctgtcaaataaataaataaataatctttaaaaaaataaggttttctGAAAGTGTTTATCACATTGGAAAAacttggtattttatttattcttgaacACTTTAAGGACTTTTTAGCCTATAAACTGGAacacaatttctttaaaatttgtatctTAACAATATATGGCTATCAGCGGTACTCAAGATGTCATTAAATTGTTTGTTATTATGCACTGCCCTCTACCTTTAATTCAGATCCATCACAGAGAATGTATCAAGGTATTGAAATTGCATGAATTGTTACCCAGCCACATATTAATTTGCCAATTAGGTATTGGAGAAAGATTGATTACAGGTGGCATGggctagattttattttctaaggaaCTAATCAGACACGAGTGAAGAGGTTGATACGAAGATGTTTGTCACCACATGATTTTCAATAGCAAATAATAATAGACTAATAATAATTGATTGctataaataaatgatacatcTATACAATGAAATGTATGCAGCTATTCAAGGTTATATCATAATTCATATTTGGTATGGAAAGATATTCTGCTATTTTGCTacatgaaaaaagcaagttgaatGGAGTGTAGGCTCTATGACGAAGCTGTAGGAGACACAGTTGACAGTGACATATATAATGTAGGCAGTGGAAAAGTGTTGTCATTGGTTTTCTGATGGTACACTCACAGAAGACAAGTATTcatggtgtgttttgttttgccaatctggattttcaggtttttctacaatgaatatgtAGACTAAACATTGCCTAAGCAGGAAAGCCCCACATCCAGCATTTTCCATAGGCctagcaaaggaaggaaggaaggaagaaaggatggaaggaaggaaggaaggaaggaaggaaggaaggaaggaaggaaggaaggaaggaaggaaaggagggaaggaagggggagaaaagggggTTTGTTCTAAAATCTTCTTTCCTTGAGTGGCTATTTGCACTGAAGTCTTTGGGTCTGGAAGCGCCTGAGGTCCAGGAGCTGAGTGCTCACAAACAGCTTGAAAGCCCCTGGGAAGTTCATCAGAATTGCTGAAAGAAGACATCTCCAGAACCTTCCTTCCTTAGGAGAGGTAATGAAGCGCAGGTGTTTCTGGAGGCTTAGGGTGGTGTGAAATACCTGGGAAGCCCTGCTCCTCCTCAGCTTGTGGCAGTTTCAGGGGCTCCTCCCTAGTGCATTATTAAAAGGGCTGAGGCATCCCAGAGGAGCAGGCAGATACCACAGGCTCTGCCAGGAGAAAGGAGCATTCTGAGGTGTCCTTTGGGGAGTTGGGTTTCATTCTCCCCAGCAGGACTGGGGCTCTCTCCTGACCCCAGACCTAGAatcccctgctctgtgggggatGTTCACatgctggggagaggggtggtggggTTAGAAGGCTGTTTGCTACTCAGGCCCCTTCCAGCCCAGCCTCTATCTCCACCTAAGATTTTGTGTTATTTCAGAATAGGAGAGTCTACACACTGTGAAGCTCGAGATGGTCCTGAGTGGGGCACTGTGCTTCCGGTGAGTATCTGAACCTCTGACTGGCTGTGTCCTCTGGGGGAAATAAGTTCCAGGTAGACCTGTTGTCCATCCTTTCTGGGTAGGGAGGGGCTGCACCTGCCCAGAGTTGGGGCTCTCATAGGTGGGTGAGCAGCTGGGAAGTTGTGAACAGCCCCTCATTGTCCTAAGAGAAGTTTTTCCAGCCTTTGTCAGGCTGGGGCTGGCCACCTCATGGGGGTTCCCTGATGAGAAGGGGGAGCAAGTGAATCACTCTGTGTAGAGCTTCAGCCCCACATATCCATAATGAGAATGGAAGTTAGGAGACCCAGCTCAGAGCTGTTACCACCCACTGGGGTGAATTGATGTCACTCTGCTCCACTACCTCCCTTTTGCTCTTTGgggcaaaacaacaacaaaactatttAGTCCATCAGTCTGTCTGTCTGCTGGCATGTACTGAGCCAGGTGGTCTGCTGTGTTCTGGACTTCGCACTAGTGAGTGAAAATGGTCCTAGTTCTCTCTGAACTCAGAGTCTAACATAGCTTTGCCCAAGGTGGGTTCTGGGGAGCCCCGACCCTATGAGTTGCTTTAGATAGTGGCGCTCCTTGATTAAGAGATGTGGGAAATActgctttctgtgtcttcttaTAAGAGAACCATGGTGCAATTCAATATATTAGTAACTTTCAATGAGATTTGTTTGTGTTTAGCCACCACTGAACCAATTTGCACACAGCATACTTATTTCCGTATAACACCTGAAGAAACCcattttaggatatatttttctCCTCACAAGATGTCAAAAAATCAACTGAAATCAgagatgagaaataaatttgaaaagtaaaatgaaagaatttttaatttattattttatttttattttttaaagatttatttatttatttgagagagagagagagagtgcgcagtggggaggggccgaaggagagggagagaggaacttAAGCAGACTTCAGACTGAGCacgagcccaacgcagggctcgatctcatgacactgagatcacgacatggcccaaaccaagaatctgatgctcaaccaactgcgccactcaggcgccccaagaattttaaatttaaagatattcCTCACTTAATAAGTGGAAGTGAATGTGCCTTGATGTCTTCAATAATGATTGAAGAATCAGATTTTCATCTGGAAGAGGCTTGGGCATTATCTAACCCATTGTCTTAATTAGCAAAAGGGAAattcaggcccagagagggcaagcaACTTGTCTGTTGGGACTCAGCAGCAGTGGAGGCACAGCCAGATAAGAACCCAGGATTCTAACTCACAGTCCAGTTTCTTTTCCAGCATCACACATGGAGGAGATTGGTTGGTGTAGAAAAGATTGAATAGGGTGATGACTCAGATGGGAGGCTATTGTTATCCCATTAGTAGGGTATGAGCCCAGCAGGGCGGGCAGAGAAGGTTGGGTGGTTACTTCTGGCACagcgggaggagagggagacaatgcCTGACACTGGGGGACTCTGTAGAGCCCAGCAAGCCCGAGCACCCACCCGTCCCCTAACTAAGCATCATCCTGTCTTGATGTTTCAGAATGAAGGATGCGGCCTTGAAGGTGCTTTATCTGCATGATAACCAACTTCTAGCTGGAGGGCTGCATGCAGGGAAGGTCATCAAAGGTTGGTGGCAAAACATGACCCTACTTCCCTAGGTCTCTATACACTctgaggggagggggcctggagaGGGCTTAGAATAGCTATGCAAACTGGCACAGGCCTACAGATCCCAGGCCTGACACTGTAGATGGGCATCATAAAAGCAGGCTCTGAACAAGGACAAATAAAATACTACACCTTCCAGCAAAGTGAGGACACCTACCCCATTGCCACCTGAAGCCTCTATGCAAAGGTGGGAATATTTTCCAGGATGAATGCTTTGTTCTTCCCTCATAGGTAGACTTAGGCCAAACATTCCTTTTCCTGGGAGCAAGTGCTGGGGAGAGATCTAAAATAGGCTCCTAGGCCTTTATTCCCATATGGGAGTGGCTTTCTATCCCTTTGCCCTGGGttccctctgctctctggggATTCCTGGTCCCTCAGAGTGATGGGACCCAGATAGCAGGTGGCACCATCTGGCCTCATGCCCCAGACACCATGACAGGCCTTCTCTCTAAAATAGCACATACCTGCCCACTTGGGACACATTTACTaggctctggggccaggcagtgtgtgtgtgtttgtgtgtgtgtgtacacgtgtgtatgcatgcatgcatgtatgtgagtgtgtgtatgtgtttgtatgtgtggtATGTGGTAGGGTAGGTTTGTATGTGTGGTACAGAGAGGAATGAGACCCTCTTCTGTTCTCATGTTGGTACAAATATGTCCAAATAACTCTGATGAGAGGCTTATCAAATCGAGTTTCCAAAACAAGGCCAGAGGGTCAAGAGGCATTAAAGGAGGTGGTCAGATCCTCCCTGGGGGTTAGAGAAGACTTGAAGGTTTGAGCCTGGACAAGGGGGTGGGCTAGGGGTGGGAGATGGTCCAATGTGCTTACATACCTTGATGTCATTGGGCCAACTGGCAGGAGACCACCCTTCCCTAGATGACAGCTGCTACCAGGCTTCCTTTCTGCCCAGTCTGGGGACAAGATGTCTCATGTAGGTCTTGTGCTTCAAAGTCCACgatctggggagagggagggaagggcagtcAGGGACCCTGAATCTGGCTTCCTTTCTCTAGGCGAGGAGATCAGTGTTGTCCCCAACCGGTCTCTGGATGCCAAGCTGTCTCCAGTCATCCTGGGCGTCCAGGGAGGGAGCCAGTGCCTGTCGTGTGGGACAGGGCAGGAACCGACTCTGAAACTAGAGGTGAGTCCTGTTAGGGCATCCTTGCTATCTGACTTCACTAAGCCAGCAGATGCTGAAGCCACTGGGCCAGGCATCCTGGGGCCTGATCCTCTCCCTCGCAGGGTTCTGTTGATGACAGCCCTGCCTCTCCATGCCCATGGCCcagctctcctgcctcctccgCTCCTTCCCCTCACCTGCCATGCCTCTCCACTCACAGCCAGTAAACATCATGGAACTCTACCTTGGTGCCAACGAATCTAAGAGCTTCACTTTCTACCGGCGGGACACGGGGCTCACCTCCAATTTCGAGTCAGCTGCCTACCCAGGCTGGTTCCTCTGCACCGTGCCCGAAGCAGACCAGCCTCTCAGACTTACCCAACTCTCAGAGGATGCCAGCTGGGGCAACCCCATCACAGACTTCTACTTCCAGCAGTGTGACTAGGGCAATGCACCCCCCAGAACCTACTTGGGCAGAGCCGGCTCAGGCAGGGGCGGAGGTAGAGGAGGACACTGATGGCAACCTCCCCCCATCTGTTCTCAGGGCCCCACCTCTGGCTGGGCACTTGGCCACTCTCCCTTTTGATTCCAAGTTTGGGTAAATCCTTCTGAGATTTGGGGCTTAGTCCATAAGTTTCTTTCCCTATTGAGTGGTGCTACTGGTGTAGAAACTTGCAAAAACCACTCAAGATAAACTGGAAGTCACATGAAAAGTTTTCcaggggtcagggtggggggagTGTTGGAAACCGTTCATGCTTCATGGTAACTTACCCAGTACCCCTGAGCCCCACAAGCCAGCCAATCCCAAGTTGAGCCTATTAGGGCCACCAGCTGCCCACATGAGGTCCAGTCATCTATCACTATGCAGGAGAGGGAGGTCATAGAGTTAGGGACCCAAAACCCAGCCCGCTCCCTCTTTCCTGTAACTCAGCTGCCATCATATTCTGCATTTCCATCTCAACCCTCATGCGCTAGCCATGGCAGGAGAGGGTGGTGATGTCCAAGGAATTGACTCCAGCTCAGAAGGCTGAAGAATGGCCAGGCATGTCATATGTTCTGAAACCTGAGGTGCCATTAAAATCCAAGATACTGGTATCTATtcacatggaaagatgcttgTGACATATTAAGAAGAGCAAATTACAAATTAGCATATcttgtaatttcattttaattaaaaaaatacctatctATATATTTCTTCATAGAAAAAAAGTCCAAAAGAGTTTACTTCAATTTTAGCAATGTCAATTTAGCAATTACAGgtgatttttctttgtattcttttatttaaacattttctaattgttctacAATGAAGATGAGCTTTTTGTGTATTAAGTAAGTTAATCTTGAGGAAAACAGAGCAGACAATATTTCTAATCATCTTCAGCATCCACTTCCCTGAGTGAAATTCAAACTGAATTGAGCTCTGCTGCTCTGGTCAGCAGCGACAGAATCAGTACACAGACCTCAGCAAAGCTGTGAAGAAAGAGAATATGATGAGTTAGTGTGGTTGGAATCTCCTGGAAAAGGAATTTATAGAAAGAATAATCCTGGACCTAGAGTGGTCATAGCCCCCTGAGATTGCAAGGTGTGGGTTTCAGCCTCCAAAGGGTCCCATGCTGGTTGAAATTCATGTCCTTCTGGAAATTTTAGACTGGGGCCTTATTTGGAGACAggttctttgcagatgtaattagttaagaggTCATGCTGTATTTGGATGGGCTCTAAATCCAGCATGACTGCATATGCAACAGGAGACACACAGGAGACCCAGGAAGAAGGCTATGTGAAGATGGATGCAGAGATTGTACTTAATGTggcaataaggcaagaaatacCATGACTgaggcaaccaccagaagctaagaagaggcaaggaagtatTCTTCCCTAAAGCCTTCAGAGGGAGGACAGCCTTCTAGTCTCCTGAACTATGAGAGcaaaaattttcattgttttaaaccaccaattttgtggtaattggttatggcagccctacGACATCAACACAGCTGCTGCTGACCCCATCTCACATTGTGTGTGTCCCCTCCCACATTGTACCCGTATTGTCTCTGTGACtaacagaatgtggcagaagtaatATTATGCTACTTTTGAGATTAGATTATAAAAAAGACTCTGCAGCTTCTATCTTGTTTTCtctgtctgtttctttgtttacttgttctgggggaagccagctgccatctCATAAGCAGCCCTATAGAGAGACCCATGTGTTGAAAATGAAGCTTCCTGCCAACTGCCACATGAGTGCATTTGAAAGCAGCTCTCCCAGCCACAGTCAGGCCTTCAGATGATGCAACTCTGGCTGACAGCTCGATTGCCACCTCAagagagactctgaagcagaACCACCTAGCTAAACTGGTCTAGATTTCCAACTCTcagaaactgtaagaaaataaatgtttgttgctttcAGTTgctaaggttttttaaaaaaaagatgtgtttatttatcttttcagagagagagagacagtgcacacagggcaggggcgggcagagggagagggagagtgagaatctcaagcagactccctgctgagggtggagcttgatgcagggctcaatcccaggaccctgagatcatgacttgagctgaaaccaagagtcggatgcttaactgactgagccatccaggtgccccaacttgttacacagcaatagataactaatacatagga
Above is a window of Halichoerus grypus chromosome 10, mHalGry1.hap1.1, whole genome shotgun sequence DNA encoding:
- the IL36RN gene encoding interleukin-36 receptor antagonist protein, which produces MVLSGALCFRMKDAALKVLYLHDNQLLAGGLHAGKVIKGEEISVVPNRSLDAKLSPVILGVQGGSQCLSCGTGQEPTLKLEPVNIMELYLGANESKSFTFYRRDTGLTSNFESAAYPGWFLCTVPEADQPLRLTQLSEDASWGNPITDFYFQQCD